The Halobacteria archaeon AArc-dxtr1 region CGTGGGCCACTACGTCAACCCCGAGACGGCGATGTGGGAGGAAGCCGTCGAGCGCGGGAACACGGTCTACCTGCCGGGCTACACGATCCACATGCTCCCGCCGGTGCTCGCGGAGTCGGTCTGCTCGCTCGTTCCCAACGAGGAGCGCTTCGCCCACACTGTCGAGATGCACCTCGATAAGGAGACGCTCTCCTACGAGACGATCGACATCTACAAATCGGTCATCGAGTCCGACGAGCGCCTCACCTACTCCGACGCCGAGAAGCGCCTGGACGACCCCGACGCGCCCTTGCACGAGGAGAACGTCCTCGTCCACGAGCTGGCCGACGAGATGCACGAGATCCGCAAGGAGGACGGCTCGCTCGTCCTGAACCCGAGTCGGGACCGCGCACACACCATCATCGAGGAGTGCATGCTCAAGGCGAACAAGGCCGTCACGCACGAGCTGATGTGGGGGCGGGGCGTCGAGGCGATGTACCGCGTCCACCCGCAGCCGACCCCGGACGAGTGGTCGAAGGCGCTCCAGGAGATCCAGGAGTTAGACGGCGTCTCCGTTCCCGGCGACACCTGGGACGAACCACGAAAGGCGGTCAACGCCACCTTGGAGGACGCCCCCGGCCGCCAGCTCGACAAGATCCAGTGGGCCGTGATGAAGGTCATGCCCCGCGCGAAGTACATGAGCGACCCCTTCGGCGGCCACCACGCGCTCAACTTCGAGATCTACGGCCACTTCACGAGCCCGATCCGGCGCCTGTCGGACCTGATCAACCACTGGATCGTCTACCAGAACGACGTCCCCGAAAATCTCGTCGCACTCTGTGACCGCGCCAGC contains the following coding sequences:
- a CDS encoding ribonuclease R — encoded protein: MSDDAQAQAEAGTAEGQGPVQISEDLARHLENKREELFEKFEIRDGFPDEVLDEAEARTQDVQAEISEGLDDEERTDLRDLTTWTTDPIDAQDFDDAISVEERDDEYVLWVHIADVGHYVNPETAMWEEAVERGNTVYLPGYTIHMLPPVLAESVCSLVPNEERFAHTVEMHLDKETLSYETIDIYKSVIESDERLTYSDAEKRLDDPDAPLHEENVLVHELADEMHEIRKEDGSLVLNPSRDRAHTIIEECMLKANKAVTHELMWGRGVEAMYRVHPQPTPDEWSKALQEIQELDGVSVPGDTWDEPRKAVNATLEDAPGRQLDKIQWAVMKVMPRAKYMSDPFGGHHALNFEIYGHFTSPIRRLSDLINHWIVYQNDVPENLVALCDRASDKQKDAEQCEREYKQFLEEVGLDPMAVNNRGIEVVDDDEAEKTI